A genomic segment from Barrientosiimonas humi encodes:
- a CDS encoding alpha-E domain-containing protein has protein sequence MLSRIAEALFWIGRYVERAECTARALDVHLQLLIEDPTIDQAETCRSLLAAMGVPTDGEPDRAAVLRLLLTDSSSPASVAWAIASARESARRSREVVSTEMWEAINTTYNRVNGSQLSRWHAADAFRMVRERSNLVAALCDNTISHDAGWHFLTLGRSIERVDMTARLILVRPYTAGPEPVGAEAAWQVSLRLLGAHHAFTRTYRAIESPRAAAEFLLLDRLFPRSAVFGLTQAAACLEALDPRQPRLGFGGDAARIVGRARATLEVRTVTDLLDDLAEEMQGLQQVCADATEAVSARYFEGAVAPEWLGGTQ, from the coding sequence GTGCTGAGCCGCATCGCCGAGGCGCTGTTCTGGATCGGGCGCTACGTCGAGCGGGCCGAGTGCACCGCCCGCGCCCTCGACGTGCACCTGCAGCTGCTCATCGAGGACCCCACGATCGACCAGGCCGAGACCTGCCGCTCGCTGCTGGCCGCGATGGGCGTGCCCACCGACGGGGAGCCCGACCGCGCGGCGGTGCTGCGGCTGCTGCTGACCGACTCCTCCTCGCCGGCCTCGGTGGCCTGGGCGATCGCCTCGGCCCGCGAGAGCGCCCGCCGCTCCCGCGAGGTCGTCTCCACCGAGATGTGGGAGGCCATCAACACGACCTACAACCGGGTCAACGGCAGCCAGCTGTCGCGCTGGCACGCCGCCGACGCCTTCCGCATGGTGCGCGAGCGCTCCAACCTCGTCGCGGCCCTGTGCGACAACACGATCAGCCACGACGCGGGCTGGCACTTCCTCACCCTCGGCCGGTCGATCGAGCGGGTCGACATGACCGCCCGGCTGATCCTGGTCCGGCCCTACACCGCAGGCCCCGAGCCGGTCGGCGCCGAGGCCGCGTGGCAGGTGTCGCTGCGGCTGCTCGGCGCCCACCACGCCTTCACCCGCACCTACCGCGCGATCGAGTCCCCGCGCGCCGCGGCGGAGTTCCTGCTGCTGGACCGGCTCTTCCCGCGCTCGGCGGTCTTCGGGCTCACCCAGGCGGCCGCCTGCCTCGAGGCCCTCGACCCGCGCCAGCCGCGGCTGGGCTTCGGCGGCGACGCCGCCCGGATCGTCGGTCGCGCGCGGGCCACCCTCGAGGTGCGCACCGTCACCGACCTGCTCGACGACCTCGCCGAGGAGATGCAGGGCCTGCAGCAGGTCTGCGCCGACGCGACCGAGGCGGTCAGCGCCCGCTACTTCGAGGGAGCGGTCGCGCCCGAGTGGCTGGGAGGCACCCAATGA
- a CDS encoding circularly permuted type 2 ATP-grasp protein yields MNGLFDGYEPRPATYDEMFDGPQVRPGYAAVRTQVEHLSGEEMQRRAGYLSSGYLDQGVTFDIGGEERPFPLDIVPRLIDAESWRVVEAGVSQRVRALEAFLADVYGEGQVYRDGVIPRRVVTSSPHFLRAVMGLRPPAGVRVHVSGIDLVRDAHGNFRVLEDNVRIPSGVSYVMTNRRAMSAALPEVFHGQRVRPVAQYPGRLLAALRATAPSGTADPTVVVLTPGVYNSAYFEHALLARLMGVRLVEGNDLLARDGKVFVRTTHGLHPVDVIYRRVDDDFLDPVHFRRDSVLGVPGLLNAARAGNVTIANAVGNGVADDKLVYTYVPDLIRYYLAQEPILANIDTWRMEDPQHREEVLDRLDELVLKPVDGSGGKGIVIGPRASKGEIEQLRGRLMADPRGWIAQPVVQLSTVPTYIDGRMAPRHVDLRPFAVHDGSTVDVLPGGLTRVALPEGELIVNSSQGGGSKDTWVISGRTPVEPLAARAAEHGPFHPNVKLVAAQGSPDATQSQSQSQTQSGGDGSQSQSQSQSQSGGASC; encoded by the coding sequence GTGAACGGCCTGTTCGACGGTTACGAACCCCGGCCTGCGACGTACGACGAGATGTTCGACGGCCCGCAGGTCCGCCCGGGGTATGCCGCCGTGCGCACCCAGGTCGAGCACCTGTCCGGCGAGGAGATGCAGCGCCGGGCGGGCTATCTCAGCAGCGGCTACCTCGACCAGGGCGTCACGTTCGACATCGGCGGCGAGGAGCGGCCGTTCCCGCTCGACATCGTGCCCCGGCTGATCGACGCCGAGTCGTGGCGGGTCGTGGAAGCCGGTGTGTCGCAACGGGTTCGGGCGCTCGAGGCGTTCCTCGCCGACGTCTACGGCGAGGGTCAGGTCTATCGCGACGGGGTGATCCCGCGCCGGGTCGTCACCAGCTCGCCGCACTTCCTGCGCGCCGTGATGGGGCTGCGCCCGCCCGCCGGCGTGCGCGTGCACGTGTCGGGCATCGACCTGGTGCGCGACGCCCACGGCAACTTCCGGGTGCTCGAGGACAACGTGCGCATCCCGTCGGGCGTGTCGTACGTCATGACCAACCGGCGCGCGATGAGCGCGGCCCTTCCCGAGGTCTTCCACGGCCAGCGGGTGCGGCCGGTCGCGCAGTACCCCGGGCGGCTCCTCGCCGCCCTGCGCGCCACCGCGCCGAGCGGCACGGCCGACCCCACGGTGGTCGTGCTGACGCCGGGCGTCTACAACTCCGCCTACTTCGAGCACGCCCTGCTGGCCCGGCTCATGGGCGTGCGCCTCGTCGAGGGCAACGACCTGCTCGCCCGTGACGGCAAGGTGTTCGTGCGCACGACGCACGGCCTGCACCCCGTCGACGTGATCTATCGCCGCGTCGACGACGACTTCCTCGACCCGGTGCACTTCCGGCGCGACTCGGTGCTCGGCGTCCCCGGGCTGCTCAACGCCGCCCGCGCCGGCAACGTCACGATCGCCAACGCCGTCGGCAACGGCGTCGCCGACGACAAGCTCGTCTACACCTACGTGCCCGACCTGATCCGCTACTACCTCGCCCAGGAGCCGATCCTGGCGAACATCGACACCTGGCGGATGGAGGACCCGCAGCACCGCGAGGAGGTGCTGGACCGCCTCGACGAGCTGGTGCTCAAGCCGGTCGACGGCTCGGGCGGCAAGGGCATCGTCATCGGCCCGCGGGCCAGCAAGGGCGAGATCGAGCAGCTGCGCGGCCGGCTCATGGCCGACCCGCGGGGCTGGATCGCCCAGCCGGTGGTGCAGCTGTCGACCGTGCCGACGTACATCGACGGGCGGATGGCCCCGCGGCACGTCGACCTGCGCCCGTTCGCGGTGCACGACGGCAGCACGGTCGACGTGCTGCCCGGCGGCCTGACCCGGGTCGCCCTCCCCGAGGGCGAGCTGATCGTCAACTCCAGCCAGGGTGGCGGCTCCAAGGACACCTGGGTGATCTCCGGCCGTACGCCCGTCGAACCTCTCGCAGCCCGCGCCGCCGAGCACGGCCCGTTCCACCCGAACGTGAAACTCGTTGCGGCACAGGGCAGCCCGGACGCAACGCAGTCGCAGTCGCAGAGCCAGACCCAGTCCGGCGGCGACGGGTCGCAGAGCCAGTCGCAGTCGCAGAGCCAGAGCGGGGGAGCGTCGTGCTGA
- a CDS encoding transglutaminase family protein, producing MSMTLRLHHYTGYTYKGGASASYNEARMQPQSNPDQTVQYTKVEVSPHPWSMTWTDYWGTLVTSFEVHEPHPELKVEATSTVTVDRRAAESEHLGWDQMYADDVRDRWLEVLSVDERVEPGTELRTELQRLRYDSAAPEDFVALVARHLSDQMELVRGRTTVHPRSQEAWAARSATAQDLAHLAIGALRAFRIPARYVAGYMLPEPDPQVGETYPGDPHAWIQWWDGAWVPLDPTRCSVPDDHYVEVGVGRDHKDVVPLSGIFTGAPGSTMFTRVEMTRLA from the coding sequence ATGAGCATGACGCTGCGGCTGCACCACTACACGGGCTACACCTACAAGGGTGGGGCGAGCGCGTCGTACAACGAGGCGCGCATGCAGCCGCAGTCCAACCCCGACCAGACCGTCCAGTACACCAAGGTCGAGGTCTCGCCGCACCCGTGGTCGATGACCTGGACCGACTACTGGGGCACCCTGGTCACCTCGTTCGAGGTGCACGAGCCCCACCCCGAGCTGAAGGTCGAGGCCACCTCGACGGTCACCGTGGACCGGCGCGCCGCCGAGAGCGAGCACCTCGGCTGGGACCAGATGTACGCCGACGACGTGCGCGACCGCTGGCTGGAGGTGCTGTCGGTCGACGAGCGGGTCGAGCCCGGCACCGAGCTGCGCACCGAGCTGCAGCGGCTGCGCTACGACTCCGCCGCCCCCGAGGACTTCGTCGCGCTGGTCGCCCGGCACCTCAGCGACCAGATGGAGCTGGTGCGCGGCCGCACCACCGTGCACCCGCGCAGCCAGGAGGCCTGGGCCGCGCGCTCGGCGACCGCGCAGGACCTCGCGCACCTGGCCATCGGCGCGCTGCGCGCCTTCCGCATCCCGGCCCGCTACGTCGCCGGCTACATGCTCCCCGAGCCCGACCCGCAGGTCGGCGAGACCTACCCCGGCGACCCGCACGCCTGGATCCAGTGGTGGGACGGCGCGTGGGTGCCGCTGGACCCGACCCGCTGCAGCGTGCCCGACGACCACTACGTCGAGGTGGGCGTCGGGCGCGACCACAAGGACGTCGTGCCCCTCTCCGGCATCTTCACCGGCGCCCCCGGCTCGACGATGTTCACCCGCGTCGAGATGACCCGGCTGGCCTGA